Proteins encoded together in one Planctopirus ephydatiae window:
- the proB gene encoding glutamate 5-kinase, with the protein MVDISAAGTQPVSQERTAWLKGVRSVVVKVGTNVLSDANDQLDDQRIAHLASQLHGIVASGRKVVLVSSGAIGAGMSLLGLKTRPKDLPHLQAAAATGQAHLIETYDRHFRRFGFHAAQLLLTANDFKNRSRYLNVRNTLLTLGEYNTIPIVNENDTVSTQEIKLGDNDRLAAMVANLIPADLLIVLSVVDGLLTGDPSSPESRRIPIVERFDEDLLSLVGASKSSRGTGGMRSKLESVRTATAVGTHVVIAHGKCDGVIESILAGKDVGTFFAAEQQAIPAWKRWIGFTLPPKGRLQLDAGARNAVEHLGRSLLAIGVVGVEGDFEKGEVVSLVDSEGEEFARGLVNYDAASARAVAGKKREEMARILGEIPYDEVIHRDNLVVTSIPTGQA; encoded by the coding sequence ATGGTCGACATTTCGGCTGCCGGAACGCAGCCCGTTTCTCAAGAACGAACGGCTTGGCTGAAGGGGGTTCGCAGCGTCGTCGTCAAAGTTGGCACGAATGTTCTATCAGACGCCAATGACCAGCTTGATGACCAACGTATTGCTCATCTGGCCAGCCAACTCCATGGGATTGTCGCATCCGGGCGAAAAGTTGTGCTGGTTTCGAGTGGTGCCATTGGAGCGGGGATGAGTCTATTGGGGCTCAAAACTCGACCCAAAGACTTGCCTCACTTACAGGCGGCGGCGGCCACCGGCCAGGCACATCTGATTGAGACGTATGATCGGCATTTTCGCCGATTTGGTTTTCATGCCGCTCAATTGCTGCTGACAGCCAACGATTTCAAGAACCGGTCGAGATATCTGAATGTCCGCAACACACTGCTGACACTTGGTGAATACAACACCATTCCGATTGTTAATGAGAATGACACCGTCAGCACTCAGGAAATCAAATTGGGGGATAACGATCGTCTGGCGGCCATGGTCGCGAATCTGATCCCTGCTGATCTGCTGATAGTCCTTTCCGTCGTGGATGGTTTGCTCACGGGTGATCCTTCATCCCCGGAAAGTCGGCGCATTCCGATCGTCGAGCGATTTGACGAAGATCTACTTTCGCTCGTCGGCGCCAGCAAAAGCAGTCGTGGGACAGGGGGCATGCGTAGCAAGTTGGAATCTGTTAGAACAGCCACAGCTGTGGGGACACATGTGGTCATTGCTCATGGCAAGTGCGACGGAGTCATCGAATCGATACTTGCAGGAAAAGACGTTGGGACTTTCTTTGCAGCCGAGCAACAGGCCATTCCTGCCTGGAAGCGATGGATTGGTTTTACCTTGCCACCGAAAGGACGCCTGCAACTGGATGCCGGTGCTCGGAACGCTGTCGAGCATCTGGGTCGATCACTTCTGGCAATTGGAGTGGTGGGTGTCGAAGGAGACTTTGAGAAAGGGGAAGTCGTCTCGCTGGTCGATTCGGAGGGCGAAGAGTTTGCCCGTGGGCTCGTCAATTACGATGCCGCTTCAGCCAGAGCTGTGGCTGGCAAAAAACGCGAAGAGATGGCGAGAATTCTGGGAGAGATTCCTTACGACGAAGTGATTCACCGCGACAATCTGGTGGTCACTTCCATTCCGACAGGACAGGCATAA
- the pgsA gene encoding CDP-diacylglycerol--glycerol-3-phosphate 3-phosphatidyltransferase, producing MPSEKTLNLPNSITVLRFFLAIIVFAMIDRGGWWIATAVLFVIAVATDVLDGYIARKYNIVTTFGRIVDPFVDKFITTGVFLFLLPISQQSGVTAWMVIAVLAREMLVTSLRGFLEQKGHDFSASGWGKLKMFLQCAGATAALLLMDERLRTVPGLLLTRDLLLWLMTIVTVYTGWIYIVRAASILRKESQSE from the coding sequence ATGCCCAGTGAGAAAACGCTCAATCTTCCCAACAGCATTACGGTGCTGCGATTTTTCCTGGCGATCATTGTCTTCGCGATGATTGATCGAGGAGGCTGGTGGATCGCTACGGCTGTGCTCTTTGTGATCGCTGTCGCGACCGATGTGCTGGACGGCTATATCGCCCGCAAATACAACATCGTGACGACCTTTGGACGCATTGTTGACCCCTTCGTCGATAAGTTCATCACGACAGGGGTGTTTCTGTTTCTACTCCCCATCAGCCAGCAATCCGGTGTCACAGCGTGGATGGTGATTGCTGTCCTGGCCAGAGAAATGCTCGTCACCAGTCTCCGGGGATTTCTCGAACAGAAAGGGCACGATTTCTCTGCCAGCGGCTGGGGCAAACTCAAAATGTTTCTGCAATGTGCCGGTGCCACAGCGGCTTTACTGCTGATGGACGAAAGGCTCCGTACCGTTCCGGGCCTGTTGCTCACCAGGGATCTGCTCCTCTGGTTGATGACTATCGTCACCGTTTACACAGGCTGGATCTACATTGTTCGAGCAGCGTCAATCCTGAGGAAAGAATCGCAATCCGAATAG
- the yidD gene encoding membrane protein insertion efficiency factor YidD, translating into MSEDNEMHEGNVPSVASLELANQQSVGQNSIITKFWWIGVFLLTAVGWILSFVLIAAVKVYQWTLSPLLGPVCRFHPSCSQYFILAVKKYGPIWGTFKGLYRITRCHPWNPGGYDPP; encoded by the coding sequence ATGAGCGAAGACAACGAAATGCACGAAGGGAACGTTCCATCCGTTGCTTCGCTCGAACTCGCAAATCAGCAGTCTGTCGGGCAGAACTCGATCATCACGAAGTTCTGGTGGATCGGTGTCTTTCTCTTAACGGCTGTGGGCTGGATTCTGTCTTTTGTTCTGATTGCGGCTGTAAAGGTCTACCAGTGGACCCTCAGCCCGCTCCTGGGCCCCGTCTGCCGGTTTCATCCCTCCTGCAGTCAGTATTTCATTCTGGCAGTGAAAAAGTACGGGCCCATCTGGGGCACATTCAAAGGACTTTATCGAATTACCAGATGTCATCCGTGGAATCCGGGAGGGTATGACCCCCCATGA
- the rnpA gene encoding ribonuclease P protein component — MYRFVKAQHLRRPAEFELVYRHKQKVADGVLLVFARQRSTHVPSHGTEETQGKDLSITRLGLSVSKRRGNAVVRNREKRLIREAFRLTSHERPQGLDLIVVPIATTPLTLDQVKQSLVKLSRKLERRIPQASNALASAPEVTRVDATDCASEKPQTPQGSSE, encoded by the coding sequence ATGTACCGATTTGTCAAAGCGCAGCATCTACGGCGACCAGCCGAGTTCGAGCTGGTCTATCGCCACAAACAGAAAGTGGCCGACGGGGTGTTGCTGGTCTTTGCCAGACAACGATCAACCCATGTTCCCAGCCACGGGACTGAGGAAACTCAAGGCAAAGATCTGTCGATCACTCGTCTGGGGCTATCCGTTTCAAAGCGGCGAGGGAATGCCGTGGTACGCAATCGGGAAAAACGATTGATTCGCGAAGCCTTCCGGCTGACATCCCATGAGCGTCCTCAAGGGCTGGATCTGATTGTGGTGCCCATCGCCACGACACCTTTGACACTCGATCAGGTGAAGCAATCTCTCGTAAAACTCAGTCGAAAACTGGAGCGGAGAATCCCACAGGCGTCGAACGCACTTGCCTCAGCCCCAGAGGTCACGAGAGTGGATGCGACTGATTGTGCGTCAGAAAAACCCCAGACGCCCCAAGGATCTTCGGAATGA